A stretch of the Medicago truncatula cultivar Jemalong A17 chromosome 5, MtrunA17r5.0-ANR, whole genome shotgun sequence genome encodes the following:
- the LOC11408616 gene encoding probable apyrase 7 — translation MVFAKIASLVSFKFPTQQSSLSHKNNLRISSSLQDFSSYTHLKQPLETVTTITAPSSSRKKCIKAFRLVILLTLFLLLSYIVFMFVYSFWNIGSGKYYVVLDCGSTGTRVYVYNAYVQYKRHSSLPIAVKSLRDGLHRKKPTGRAYDRMETEPGIDKLVYNVSGLRGALKPLVRWAKKQIPVHSHKSTSVFLYATAGVRRLPRKESKWLLDNAWNVIKDSPFLCRKDWIKIISGTEEAYFGWISLNYHSGILGVSPRKATYGALDLGGSSLQVTFESDQQINTETSLYVRIGSVNHHLTAYSLEGYGLNEAFGKSVAHLFKKEFGSSASADMTGKNIELKHPCLQSGYKSQYTCSHCDRGGSLGVNEKQLSKQGRSGTPLVIVGAPDWQQCSALAKVVVNLSEWSNLSPGLDCGVTPCALRDNLPRPYGHFYVISGFYVVYRFFNLSSDATLDDVLKKGEDFCEKRWDVAKKSVAPQPFIEQYCFRAPYIASLLREGLHINDNQISVGSGSITWTLGVALLEAGKAYSTGFGLRNFELLQTKINPPILIAIVLFSLIVLLCALSCVGNWKPRFFRRQYLPIFRHNSGSGASVLNIQSPFRFQRWSPMSSEDGRIKMPLSPTVAGSQGSPFGLGRGFDDNNGGIQLAGSSLHPSSSGVSHSYSSNSLGQMQFDSSNINMGAFWSPHRSQMRLQSRRSQSREDLNSSVAEAHLVKV, via the exons ATGGTCTTTGCAAAAATCGCTTCATTGGTATCCTTCAAATTCCCAACCCAACAATCTTCACTTTCTCACAAAAACAATCTTAGaatctcttcttctcttcaagATTTCTCTTCTTATACCCATTTGAAACAACCTCTTGAAACAGTTACAACAATAACAGCACCAAGTTCTTCTAGGAAGAAATGCATCAAAGCTTTCAGGCTTGTAATTTTACTCACATTGTTTCTTTTACTCAGttatattgtttttatgtttgtttactcTTTTTGGAATATTGGGTCTGGTAAATACTATGTTGTTCTTGATTGCGGTAGTACCGGAACTCGTGTTTATGTTTATAATGCTTATGTTCAATATAAGAGACATAGCAGTCTTCCTATAGCAGTTAAGTCTTTGAGAGATGGCTTGCATAGGAAGAAGCCAACCGGTCGTGCCTATGACCGAATGGAAACGGAGCCAGGGATTGATAAGTTAGTTTATAATGTGTCGGGTTTGAGGGGTGCGTTGAAGCCGTTGGTTAGGTGGGCGAAGAAGCAGATACCGGTGCATTCGCATAAGAGTACTTCTGTGTTCCTTTATGCTACTGCTGGCGTTAGGAGACTTCCTAGGAAAGAGTCTAAGTGGTTGTTAGATAATGCTTGGAATGTGATAAAGGATTCTCCTTTTTTGTGTAGGAAGGATTGGATTAAGATTATTTCGGGTACTGAGGAGGCTTATTTTGGATGGATTTCACTTAATTATCATAGTGGTATTTTGGGTGTTAGTCCTAGGAAGGCGACTTATGGGGCGCTTGATTTGGGGGGATCGTCGTTGCAGGTTACTTTTGAGAGTGATCAACAAATTAATACCGAGACTAGTTTGTATGTTAGGATTGGATCGGTGAATCATCATCTTACGGCTTATTCTCTCGAGGGTTATGGTCTCAATGAGGCGTTTGGGAAGTCTGTGGCACATTTGTTTAAGAAAGAGTTTGGATCATCGGCCAGTGCAGATATGACTGGTAAAAATATAGAGCTCAAACATCCTTGCTTGCAGTCTGGGTATAAGAGTCAATACACATGCTCGCATTGTGACAGAGGTGGAAGTCTTGGTGTTAATGAGAAACAATTGAGTAAGCAAGGAAGGTCGGGAACTCCATTAGTGATTGTTGGTGCTCCTGATTGGCAACAATGCAGTGCACTTGCAAAAGTTGTTGTCAATTTGTCTGAATGGTCCAATCTCAGCCCAGGACTTGATTGCGGAGTGACACCTTGTGCTTTGCGAGATAATCTCCCTCGTCCTTATGGCCACTTTTATGTGATTTCTGGATTTTATGTTGTGTATCGGTTTTTCAACTTGTCTTCTGATGCCACACTTGATGATGTGTTGAAAAAGGGTGAGGATTTTTGCGAAAAAAGATGGGATGTTGCAAAGAAGAGTGTTGCACCTCAGCCCTTTATTGAGCAGTACTGCTTTAGGGCACCATACATTGCCTCACTACTAAGAGAGGGTTTGCATATTAATGATAATCAAATTTCTGTTGGCTCTGGCAGCATCACTTGGACACTTGGGGTTGCATTGTTAGAAGCTGGGAAGGCATATTCCACTGGATTCGGGCTTCGGAACTTTGAATTGCTCCAGACGAAAATAAATCCTCCTATTCTTATTGCTATTGTGTTGTTTTCTCTTATTGTCCTTCTTTGTGCTTTATCATGTGTTGGCAATTGGAAGCCAAGATTTTTCCGGAGGCAATATCTTCCAATTTTCAGGCATAACAGTGGTTCCGGTGCTTCTGTTCTTAATATTCAATCTCCTTTTAGATTTCAGCGATGGAGTCCAATGAGCTCTG AGGATGGAAGAATAAAGATGCCGCTAAGCCCAACAGTTGCAGGTTCACAAGGAAGTCCATTTGGCCTCGGCCgtggttttgatgataacaatggTGGCATCCAGCTTGCTGGGTCTTCTTTGCACCCATCATCTAGTGGCGTATCACATAGTTATTCCTCAAATAGTTTAGGGCAGATGCAGTTTGACAGCAGTAATATCAATATGGGTGCCTTCTGGTCTCCCCATCGAAGTCAGATGCGTCTGCAAAGTAGGAGATCGCAGTCTCGAGAAGATCTGAATTCCTCTGTGGCTGAAGCACACCTGGTGAAGGTTTAA
- the LOC112421705 gene encoding uncharacterized protein produces MLTKARKKGRPKWISVDAWTGLETYWKTNPNFLKSSNQNKANRASTKGGAVHTSGRKAHIDVALELSNNLQRDLDPDELFLYTHKRKTGEWVDSRSKATYESFKKKVSTVQAQIDETTGDGVQEVDGGTKLRLWTESAGGRTRGRVYGTADLSVNLRRGCTSFTQKSRDHHGSMYEMSLEAERAARVRAEEKAAIAEKKADDALAQSQMAIDLNKQMMIEIAEFKKFVMERDRRSGNGSCSATQPLSHPHYDDNLDDHSLHSDS; encoded by the exons ATGCTTACAAAGGCAAGGAAGAAAGGGCGGCCTAAATGGATAAGTGTTGATGCTTGGACTGGTCTTGAAACCTACTGGAAAACAAACCCAAATTTTTTGAAATCCTCCAATCAAAATAAGGCCAATCGAGCTTCAACAAAAGGTGGAGCAGTCCACACCTCAGGCCGCAAAGCTCATATTGATGTGGCGCTTGAGCTC TCCAATAATCTTCAAAGGGATTTGGACCCTGATGAATTATTTCTATATACTCACAAGAGGAAGACCGGTGAATGGGTTGATAGTAGATCAAAGGCGACCTAT GAatcatttaaaaagaaagtAAGTACAGTACAAGCCCAAATTGATGAAACAACTGGAGATGGTGTGCAAGAGGTTGATGGAGGAACAAAGCTTAGGTTGTGGACCGAGTCTGCAGGGGGTCGTACTCGTGGTCGAGTTTATGGTACAGCAGACTTGTCTGTCAACCTTCGGCGTGGGTGCACGTCATTTACTCAAAAATCTCGAGATCATCATGGTTCCATGTATGAGATGTCTTTGGAGGCGGAGAGGGCAGCTAGAGTTAGAGCTGAGGAGAAGGCTGCTATAGCTGAGAAGAAGGCTGATGATGCATTAGCTCAATCTCAAATGGCTATAGACCTAAACAAGCAAATGATGATTGAAATAgctgaatttaaaaaatttgttatggAGCGCGACCGTCGATCGGGTAACGGATCATGTAGTGCCACCCAGCCTCTTTCACATCCTCATTATGATGACAACTTGGATGACCATTCATTGCATAGTGACTCTTGA
- the LOC11409428 gene encoding probable carotenoid cleavage dioxygenase 4, chloroplastic — protein sequence MVPKPIIITSKQPPTTSSIPPFNISSIKTKEKPQTSQSQTLKTTTTTPPTKTLPTPPTITTTHNLKKPQTSSLPALLFNTFDDIINTFIDPPIKPSVDPRHVLSQNFAPVLDELPPTQCKVIKGTLPPSLNGVYIRNGPNPQFLPRGPYHLFDGDGMLHAITISNGKATLCSRYVQTYKYKIENEAGYQLIPNVFSGFNSLIASAARGSVTAARVISGQYNPSNGIGLANTSLALFGNKLFALGESDLPYEINLTPNGDIQTIGRYDFNGKLSMSMTAHPKIDGDTGETFAFRYGPMPPFLTYFRFDANGVKHNDVPVFSMTRPSFLHDFAITKKYAVFTDIQLGMNPLDMISGGSPVGSDPSKVSRIGILPRYASDESKMKWFDVPGFNIMHAINSWDGEDDEETVTLIAPNVLSIEHTMERLELVHAMIEKVKINIKTGIVSRQPLSARNLDFAVINGDYMGKKNRFVYAAIGNPMPKISGVVKIDVLKGEEVGCRLYGEGCYGGEPFFVAREDGEEEDDGYLVSYVHDEKKGESKFLVMDAKSPEFEIVAEVKLPRRVPYGFHGLFVKESDITKLSVS from the coding sequence ATGGTCCCTAAACCCATCATAATAACAAGTAAACAACCACCAACAACTTCTTCTATCCCTCCATTCAACATCTCATCCATCAAAACCAAAGAAAAACCCCAAACATCACAATCACAGACACTAAAAACCACCACCACTACACCCCCCACAAAAACTCTTCCTACACCTcccaccatcaccaccacccaTAACCTCAAAAAACCACAAACATCGTCACTCCCAGCACTACTATTCAACACATTCGACGACATCATCAACACCTTCATAGACCCACCAATAAAACCATCCGTAGATCCAAGACATGTTTTGTCCCAAAACTTTGCACCAGTCCTTGACGAACTCCCTCCAACACAATGCAAAGTCATTAAAGGCACACTTCCACCGTCACTTAACGGTGTTTACATAAGAAACGGACCAAACCCACAGTTCCTTCCACGTGGACCCTACCACCTCTTCGACGGTGATGGCATGCTTCACGCCATTACAATCTCAAACGGAAAAGCTACACTCTGTAGCCGTTACGTTCAAACTTACAAATACAAAATCGAAAACGAAGCTGGTTACCAACTTATCCCAAACGTGTTTTCTGGTTTCAACTCGCTTATAGCTTCTGCTGCACGTGGCTCTGTCACCGCAGCACGTGTCATATCTGGACAATACAATCCTTCTAACGGCATTGGTTTAGCCAACACAAGtttggctctgtttggtaacaaaCTTTTTGCTTTAGGAGAATCAGATCTTCCTTATGAAATCAATCTTACGCCAAACGGTGATATCCAAACAATTGGCCGTTATGATTTTAACGGTAAACTCTCCATGAGTATGACTGCACATCCGAAAATTGACGGCGACACAGGTGAAACTTTTGCTTTCCGTTACGGTCCTATGCCACCATTTTTAACCTATTTCCGTTTTGATGCAAATGGTGTTAAACATAACGACGTTCCGGTTTTCTCCATGACAAGACCTTCTTTTCTTCATGATTTCGCCATTACTAAAAAATACGCTGTGTTTACGGATATTCAGCTTGGAATGAATCCTCTTGACATGATTTCCGGTGGTTCTCCGGTAGGTTCCGATCCTTCAAAGGTTTCAAGGATCGGAATTCTACCGAGATATGCTAGTGATGAGTCGAAGATGAAATGGTTTGATGTGCCAGGGTTTAATATTATGCACGCGATAAACTCATGGGATGGGGAAGATGATGAGGAAACTGTGACACTAATTGCTCCAAATGTTCTCTCCATTGAGCATACGATGGAGAGACTTGAGCTAGTTCATGCAATGATTGAGAAGgtaaagataaatattaaaactgGGATTGTATCAAGACAACCATTATCGGCGCGAAACCTGGATTTCGCGGTGATAAATGGTGATTATATGGGGAAGAAGAATAGGTTTGTTTATGCGGCAATTGGGAATCCAATGCCGAAGATTTCTGGGGTGGTGAAGATAGATGTGTTGAAAGGGGAGGAAGTTGGGTGTAGGTTGTATGGAGAGGGTTGTTATGGTGGTGAGCCGTTTTTCGTGGCGAGGGAGGATggtgaagaagaggatgatggTTATTTAGTGAGTTATGTGCATGATGAGAAAAAGGGAGAGTCTAAGTTTTTGGTGATGGATGCTAAGTCGCCGGAGTTTGAGATTGTGGCGGAAGTGAAGTTGCCAAGGAGGGTGCCTTATGGTTTTCATGGATTgtttgtgaaagagagtgaCATCACCAAGTTGTCGGTGTCGTAG